In one Solanum dulcamara chromosome 1, daSolDulc1.2, whole genome shotgun sequence genomic region, the following are encoded:
- the LOC129890217 gene encoding E3 ubiquitin-protein ligase ATL23-like, which translates to MLFSVFLALFLPCVGMSVVFVVYMCFLCYATTTRQQQQQPNINQEPTKGVKEKGLSSTQLDKLPKVSGQELVMGNDCAVCLDEIDKEHVARIVPGCNHGFHIECADTWLSKHPVCPVCRSKLETELFDTTNENNPC; encoded by the coding sequence ATGCTTTTTAGTGTGTTTCTAGCACTATTTCTTCCTTGTGTTGGCATGAGTGTTGTTTTTGTGGTCTACATGTGTTTTCTTTGTTATGCCACAACAACaaggcaacaacaacaacaacctaatATTAATCAAGAACCTACAAAAGGTGTTAAAGAAAAGGGACTTTCTTCAACACAATTGGATAAATTGCCTAAAGTTAGTGGTCAAGAATTGGTGATGGGAAATGATTGTGCTGTTTGTTTGGATGAAATTGACAAAGAACATGTGGCAAGAATTGTACCAGGTTGTAACCATGGATTCCATATTGAATGTGCTGATACTTGGTTGTCCAAACACCCTGTTTGTCCTGTTTGTAGAAGTAAGCTTGAGACAGAGTTATTTGATACAACTAATGAAAACAATCCTTGCTAA